A genomic region of Ensifer adhaerens contains the following coding sequences:
- a CDS encoding ABC transporter substrate-binding protein codes for MRISRRLAAAASAAVFVLMAGSAMADGEKVVIGTEGAYPPFNNLEADGTLTGFDIDIAKALCAEMKAECTFVTQDWDGIIPALIAKKFDAIVASMSITAERKEKVDFTNKYYNTPPAIVVPKDSPITEATEAALAGKTLGAQGSTTHSNYAEAHMKGAEIKLYPTADEYKLDIANGRIDAVIDDVVVLSEWLKSTDGACCKLLGTLPIDPVINGEGAGIAVRKGDDALREKFNKAIEAIRANGKYKEINEKYFPFDVYGS; via the coding sequence ATGCGTATTTCCAGACGGCTGGCAGCCGCCGCATCGGCTGCCGTTTTCGTGCTCATGGCAGGCTCGGCCATGGCAGACGGCGAAAAGGTCGTTATCGGCACGGAAGGCGCCTACCCGCCCTTCAACAACCTGGAAGCGGACGGCACGCTGACGGGCTTCGACATCGACATCGCCAAGGCACTGTGCGCGGAAATGAAGGCCGAATGCACCTTCGTCACGCAGGACTGGGACGGCATCATTCCGGCACTGATCGCCAAGAAGTTCGACGCCATCGTCGCGTCCATGTCGATCACCGCCGAGCGCAAGGAAAAGGTCGACTTCACCAACAAGTACTACAACACGCCGCCGGCAATCGTCGTTCCGAAGGACTCGCCGATCACCGAAGCGACCGAAGCAGCACTTGCCGGCAAGACGCTCGGTGCACAGGGCTCCACCACCCACTCCAACTATGCCGAAGCGCATATGAAGGGTGCCGAGATCAAGCTCTATCCGACGGCTGACGAGTACAAGCTCGACATCGCCAACGGTCGCATCGACGCCGTCATCGACGACGTCGTCGTGCTCTCCGAATGGCTGAAGTCGACCGACGGCGCCTGCTGCAAGCTGCTCGGCACGCTGCCGATCGACCCGGTCATCAACGGCGAAGGCGCCGGCATTGCCGTGCGCAAGGGCGACGACGCGCTGCGCGAAAAGTTCAACAAGGCGATCGAAGCGATCCGCGCCAACGGCAAGTACAAGGAAATCAACGAAAAGTACTTCCCGTTCGACGTTTATGGCAGCTGA
- a CDS encoding OmpA family protein, translating to MSIRSKLFATVALPVLSVSVAVPPAVADSLMKPFEVAQEGGGQSDEELLLQKQRQAEEEAARQAAEQQKAAEEEAARQAAEQQKAAEEEAARQAAEQQKAAEEEAARQAAEQQKAAEEEAARQAAEQQKAAEEEAARQAAEQQKAAEEQKAAEEQKAADEQKAADEQKAADEQKAAEEQKAADQQKAAEEQKAAEEQKAAEEQKAAEEQKAAEEQKAAEEQKAAEEQKAAEEQKAAEEQKAAEEQKAAEEQKAGEQPAPTETAPGTEQQPQTGEGQPVPGAEQPQTGEGQPVPGAEQPATAEQQPQIQQPAPEVVDTRTEEEKVKIAEDPAATDETVVLPVENGAAVLDSDKDADNTGGNQAREQRQKLREELRAQEENVAPPADDAAAQAAIAAEIPADLPQKIEANLKEKGTRVDDAPVFVVPETTNIVNNTVINNTVINNNTTVNNITNNVTEVKVVQEIDNRVILGVGDQIFVRGDDRPRLRRDAEETYYDQLPRGRTRETILRPGGYRIVTVYNRYGDILQRSRVDRDGNEYLMIYAPERDEGPRPAIVDVGYELPPMRLRIPVRDYIADVSDDPGRDYYDFLAEPPVEQVERVYTMDEVRHSARLRDKVRRIDLDTITFPTGSAEVSMSQAKTMRSVAAAMEKVLAKDPGETFFIEGHTDAVGSDRSNLVLSDQRAESVASLLTEVYGIPAENLVTQGYGERFLKVRTQEAEQQNRRVTIRRVTPLVRPVAQR from the coding sequence ATGTCGATTCGATCCAAACTGTTTGCAACCGTCGCGCTGCCGGTGCTGTCGGTGTCCGTGGCGGTTCCGCCTGCCGTCGCCGATAGCCTGATGAAGCCATTCGAGGTTGCACAGGAGGGCGGTGGTCAGTCTGACGAGGAGCTGCTGTTGCAGAAGCAGCGCCAGGCCGAGGAAGAGGCTGCCCGCCAGGCCGCTGAGCAGCAGAAGGCTGCCGAGGAAGAGGCCGCTCGCCAGGCCGCTGAGCAGCAGAAGGCCGCCGAGGAAGAGGCCGCTCGCCAGGCCGCTGAGCAGCAGAAGGCCGCCGAGGAAGAGGCCGCTCGACAGGCCGCTGAGCAGCAGAAGGCCGCCGAGGAAGAGGCTGCCCGCCAGGCAGCCGAACAGCAGAAGGCCGCCGAGGAAGAGGCCGCTCGACAGGCCGCTGAGCAGCAGAAGGCTGCCGAGGAACAGAAGGCTGCTGAAGAGCAGAAGGCTGCCGACGAGCAGAAGGCTGCCGACGAGCAGAAGGCTGCCGACGAGCAGAAGGCTGCCGAAGAGCAGAAGGCTGCCGACCAGCAGAAGGCTGCCGAGGAGCAGAAGGCTGCCGAAGAGCAGAAGGCTGCCGAGGAGCAGAAGGCTGCCGAGGAGCAGAAGGCTGCCGAGGAGCAGAAGGCTGCCGAAGAGCAGAAGGCTGCCGAGGAGCAGAAGGCTGCCGAGGAGCAGAAGGCTGCCGAGGAGCAGAAGGCTGCTGAAGAGCAGAAGGCTGCTGAAGAACAGAAGGCGGGCGAACAGCCCGCACCGACGGAAACTGCGCCTGGGACCGAGCAGCAGCCCCAGACTGGCGAAGGCCAGCCGGTGCCTGGTGCCGAACAGCCGCAGACCGGCGAAGGCCAGCCCGTACCCGGTGCGGAACAGCCGGCAACTGCCGAGCAGCAGCCGCAGATTCAGCAGCCGGCTCCGGAAGTGGTCGACACCCGCACAGAGGAAGAAAAGGTGAAGATCGCCGAAGACCCGGCGGCAACCGACGAGACCGTGGTTCTGCCTGTTGAAAACGGCGCCGCCGTGCTCGACAGCGACAAGGATGCCGACAACACCGGTGGCAACCAGGCACGCGAACAGCGCCAGAAGCTGCGCGAAGAGCTGCGCGCCCAGGAAGAAAACGTTGCGCCGCCGGCAGACGATGCTGCAGCTCAGGCTGCGATCGCTGCCGAAATCCCAGCCGACCTGCCGCAGAAGATCGAGGCGAATCTCAAGGAAAAGGGCACGCGTGTCGACGATGCGCCGGTCTTCGTGGTGCCGGAGACGACCAACATCGTCAACAACACCGTCATCAACAACACGGTGATCAACAACAACACGACGGTCAACAACATCACCAACAACGTGACCGAAGTGAAGGTCGTGCAGGAAATTGACAACCGCGTCATTCTCGGCGTCGGCGATCAGATTTTCGTTCGTGGTGACGATCGCCCGCGCCTGCGTCGCGATGCGGAAGAAACCTACTACGATCAGCTTCCGCGTGGCCGTACCCGCGAAACCATCCTGCGTCCGGGCGGCTACCGGATTGTCACCGTCTACAATCGCTACGGCGACATTCTGCAGCGCTCGCGCGTCGATCGTGACGGCAACGAATATCTGATGATCTACGCGCCCGAGCGCGACGAAGGTCCGCGTCCGGCCATTGTCGACGTCGGCTACGAACTGCCGCCGATGCGCCTGCGCATCCCGGTACGCGACTACATCGCCGACGTTTCCGACGATCCGGGCCGCGACTACTACGACTTCCTGGCCGAACCGCCGGTGGAACAGGTCGAGCGCGTCTACACGATGGACGAAGTCCGGCACTCCGCTCGTCTGCGCGACAAGGTGCGGCGCATCGACCTCGACACCATCACCTTCCCGACGGGCAGTGCCGAGGTGTCGATGTCGCAGGCCAAGACCATGCGTAGCGTCGCCGCCGCCATGGAGAAGGTGCTGGCCAAGGATCCGGGCGAGACCTTCTTCATCGAAGGCCACACGGACGCCGTCGGTTCCGACCGGTCGAACCTGGTGCTTTCGGACCAGCGCGCCGAATCGGTGGCGTCGCTCCTGACCGAGGTTTACGGCATTCCGGCCGAAAACCTGGTGACGCAGGGCTACGGCGAACGCTTCCTCAAGGTTCGCACCCAGGAAGCCGAGCAGCAGAACCGCCGCGTCACCATACGCCGCGTCACGCCGCTGGTCCGCCCGGTCGCCCAGCGTTGA
- a CDS encoding DUF2270 domain-containing protein, with product MSAELGPLILGTEIKEPKGPPLPQTSQEQINAVVHYYRGEMGRMAGWRDRIDRTSNWAITVVAALLSVSLSTPSSHHSVLLFAMLLITLLLLIEARRYRFFDVYRARVRQLERGYFAQILSPDGTPNLNWAIAIGKSLRKPAFLMSYREAVCRRLQRNYCWMYLILLLAWTLKISSPKISTNGEPFGHVRSWADVAQNAALGPLSGWPVIVGVLLFYALVLYGSLHKEPREGELAHGEVHV from the coding sequence ATGTCCGCCGAACTGGGTCCGCTGATCCTTGGCACCGAAATCAAGGAGCCGAAGGGGCCGCCGCTGCCGCAAACCTCACAGGAGCAGATCAACGCGGTCGTGCACTATTATCGCGGCGAAATGGGCCGTATGGCGGGATGGCGCGATCGCATCGACCGAACCTCGAACTGGGCGATCACCGTCGTCGCAGCGCTTTTGTCCGTTTCCTTGTCGACCCCGTCGTCGCACCACAGCGTGCTGCTGTTCGCGATGCTGCTGATTACGCTGCTGCTCCTGATCGAGGCGCGGCGGTACCGCTTCTTCGATGTCTACCGGGCGCGCGTCAGGCAGTTGGAGCGGGGCTATTTCGCGCAGATACTTTCGCCGGATGGTACCCCGAACCTCAACTGGGCAATCGCAATCGGCAAGAGCCTGCGCAAACCGGCCTTCCTGATGAGCTACCGCGAGGCAGTCTGCCGGCGGCTGCAGCGCAACTATTGCTGGATGTATCTGATCCTGCTGCTTGCCTGGACGCTGAAGATTTCCTCGCCGAAGATTTCGACCAATGGCGAGCCCTTCGGTCATGTGCGCTCCTGGGCCGATGTCGCCCAAAATGCGGCGCTCGGTCCGTTGTCCGGCTGGCCGGTGATCGTTGGTGTTTTGCTGTTCTATGCGCTGGTGCTCTACGGCTCGCTGCATAAGGAACCGCGCGAAGGCGAACTGGCGCATGGGGAGGTGCATGTCTGA
- a CDS encoding ABC transporter permease, with product MSGLFAGFYSILSWIGSIVDPFCGPVGVFTWLAPGTLLACGDTGWGDDIAYGFVVTASLAIATLPVGLLIGFFIALGKQSEERTVRLATNIYTTIFRGLPELLTLFIVYYGLQILVQQLLASLGYEGPVEINAFFAGMIALGVVFSAYCSEVLLSAFKAIPHGQYEAGDALGLHRGRTIRLIILPQLVRIALPGLGNLWMALLKDTALVSVVGLTDILRQTGVAARVTKQAFEFYGVACVLFLILAMISSIVFANLERWTKRAEMGR from the coding sequence ATGAGCGGGTTATTTGCCGGCTTCTATTCCATCCTCTCCTGGATAGGATCGATCGTCGATCCATTCTGCGGCCCGGTCGGGGTCTTTACCTGGCTGGCGCCCGGCACCTTGCTGGCCTGCGGCGATACCGGCTGGGGCGACGATATCGCCTACGGTTTCGTCGTCACCGCGAGCCTTGCCATCGCCACCCTGCCCGTCGGCCTGCTGATCGGCTTCTTCATCGCCCTCGGCAAACAGTCCGAAGAGCGCACCGTGCGGTTGGCAACCAATATCTACACGACGATCTTTCGGGGCCTCCCGGAACTCCTGACGCTCTTCATCGTCTATTACGGCCTGCAGATCCTCGTTCAGCAGTTGCTGGCCTCGCTCGGCTACGAGGGCCCGGTCGAGATCAATGCCTTCTTCGCCGGCATGATTGCGCTCGGCGTCGTCTTTTCGGCCTATTGTTCGGAAGTGCTGCTCTCCGCGTTCAAGGCCATTCCTCATGGCCAGTACGAAGCCGGTGACGCCCTTGGCCTCCATCGCGGCAGAACCATTCGTCTCATCATCCTGCCGCAACTCGTGCGCATCGCATTGCCCGGTCTTGGCAATCTCTGGATGGCGCTCCTCAAGGATACGGCCCTCGTCTCCGTCGTCGGCCTGACGGATATCCTGCGCCAGACCGGTGTTGCAGCCCGCGTGACCAAGCAGGCCTTCGAATTCTACGGTGTCGCCTGCGTGCTCTTCCTGATCCTCGCGATGATTTCCTCGATCGTCTTTGCGAACCTGGAACGCTGGACCAAACGTGCGGAGATGGGCCGATGA
- a CDS encoding ABC transporter permease: MSAVATMIPPQAPPPVPPKPYTLTRFVGSVALGIWLALGVGIFLTVVGGWDPEKFAKYGPRFLSGLGVTLMLVSISIVFGAILSLPIAFARMSKNKFWSWLAYCYVYFFRGTPLLAQLFLIYYGLGSFRPQLETVGLWWFFRDAWNCALFAFTLNTAAYQAEILRGAIESVPRGQREGAAALGLPERVSFFKIILPQAMIVALRPYGNEIILMIKGSAIVAIVTVFDLMGETRYAFSRTFDFQMYIWAAILYLIMVEILRNIWSLLEARLTRHLKR, from the coding sequence ATGAGTGCTGTTGCAACGATGATACCGCCGCAAGCCCCGCCTCCGGTTCCGCCGAAGCCTTACACGCTGACCCGCTTCGTCGGCAGCGTCGCGCTCGGCATCTGGCTGGCGCTTGGCGTCGGCATCTTCCTGACCGTCGTCGGTGGCTGGGATCCGGAGAAATTCGCGAAATACGGCCCGCGCTTCCTTTCAGGCCTCGGCGTGACGCTGATGCTGGTCTCGATCTCCATCGTCTTCGGCGCCATATTGTCGCTGCCGATTGCGTTTGCCCGCATGTCGAAGAACAAGTTCTGGTCGTGGCTCGCCTACTGCTATGTCTACTTCTTCCGCGGCACGCCGCTGCTCGCACAGCTCTTCCTCATCTATTACGGTCTCGGCAGCTTCCGCCCGCAGCTCGAAACGGTCGGGCTGTGGTGGTTCTTCCGCGATGCCTGGAACTGCGCGCTCTTCGCCTTCACGCTCAACACCGCAGCCTACCAGGCGGAAATCCTGCGTGGCGCAATCGAGAGCGTGCCGCGCGGCCAGCGTGAAGGTGCAGCAGCCCTTGGCCTGCCCGAGCGTGTCTCCTTCTTCAAGATTATCCTGCCGCAGGCGATGATCGTTGCGCTGCGCCCCTACGGCAACGAAATCATCCTGATGATCAAAGGCTCGGCGATCGTCGCGATCGTCACCGTCTTCGACCTGATGGGCGAAACCCGCTACGCATTCTCCCGCACCTTCGACTTCCAGATGTATATCTGGGCAGCCATTCTCTACCTGATCATGGTCGAGATCCTGCGCAACATCTGGAGCCTGCTGGAAGCGCGGCTGACACGCCACCTCAAGCGATAG
- a CDS encoding usg protein translates to MTNEMELQLKGYGLTTAQILYHMPDHPTFLQTYVWQHYDIAPDFPEMRSFLKFWQEKLDGPLHSVRYVHRKLISATEWRALKGEFIVH, encoded by the coding sequence ATGACAAACGAGATGGAACTTCAGCTTAAAGGCTATGGCCTGACGACGGCCCAGATCCTCTACCACATGCCGGATCATCCGACCTTCCTCCAGACCTATGTCTGGCAGCACTACGACATCGCCCCGGACTTTCCGGAGATGCGCAGCTTCCTGAAATTCTGGCAGGAAAAACTGGATGGCCCGCTGCATTCGGTGCGCTATGTACATCGCAAGCTGATCTCGGCGACGGAATGGCGAGCGTTGAAGGGCGAGTTCATCGTGCACTGA